One segment of Manihot esculenta cultivar AM560-2 chromosome 4, M.esculenta_v8, whole genome shotgun sequence DNA contains the following:
- the LOC110614115 gene encoding ruvB-like protein 1, protein MDKMKIEEVQSTAKKQRIATHTHIKGLGLEPSGKAIPLGAGFVGQMEAREAAGLVVDMIRQKKMAGRALLLAGPPGTGKTALALGISQELGSKVPFCPMVGSEVYSSEVKKTEVLMENFRRAIGLRIKENKEVYEGEVTELSPEETESVTGGYGKSISHVIIGLKTVKGTKQLKLDPTIYDALIKEKVAVGDVIYIEANSGAVKRVGRSDAFATEFDLEAEEYVPLPKGEVHKKKEIVQDVTLHDLDAANARPQGGQDILSLMGQMMKPRKTEITDKLRQEINKVVNRYIDEGVAELVPGVLFIDEVHMLDMECFSYLNRALESSLSPIVIFATNRGICNVRGTDMTSPHGIPVDLLDRLVIIRTQIYGPAEMIQILAIRAQVEELIVDEESLAFLGEIGQRSSLRHAVQLLSPASIVAKMNGRDNICKADLEEVSALYLDAKSSAKLLQEQQEKYIS, encoded by the exons atggaCAAAATGAAGATAGAGGAGGTACAATCCACTGCAAAGAAGCAGAGAATCGCCACTCATACTCATATCAAAGGCCTTGGCCTAGAG ccCAGTGGAAAGGCAATACCATTGGGTGCTGGTTTCGTGGGTCAGATGGAGGCAAGAGAAGCAGCTGGTCTTGTAGTTGACATGATAAGGCAGAAGAAGATGGCTGGCCGTGCTCTCCTACTGGCTGGTCCTCCAGGTACTGGCAAGACAGCTTTGGCACTTGGAATATCCCAGGAGCTTGGGAGCAAG GTTCCATTCTGTCCAATGGTTGGATCAGAAGTTTATTCATCTGAAGTGAAGAAAACTGAAGTTTTAATGGAAAATTTCCGAAGGGCAATTGGTTTACGTATCAAGGAAAATAAAGAAGTCTATGAAGGAGAG GTGACTGAACTTTCGCCAGAAGAAACTGAAAGTGTTACAGGTGGTTATGGTAAAAGCATTAGTCATGTAATTATTGGCTTGAAAACTGTCAAAGGAACCAAGCAACTAAAGTTGGATCCAACTATCTATGATGCCTTAATCAAAGAGAAG GTAGCTGTTGGAGATGTTATATACATTGAAGCAAATAGCGGAGCAGTCAAAAGAGTAGGTAGAAGTGACGCTTTTGCTACAGAGTTTGACCTTGAAGCAGAAGAATATGTTCCACTTCCTAAGGGAGAAGTTCACAAAAAGAAGGAGATAGTTCAG GATGTTACTCTACATGACCTAGATGCTGCAAATGCAAGACCTCAAGGTGGGCAAGATATTTTGTCATTAATGGGTCAAATGATGAAGCCCCGAAAAACAGAAATCACTGACAAGCTGCGACAAGAAATAAATAAG GTTGTTAATCGGTATATTGATGAAGGTGTTGCAGAGCTTGTCCCTGGTGTTTTATTCATTGATGAG GTACATATGCTGGATATGGAGTGCTTTTCATATTTGAATCGTGCTTTGGAGAGCTCACTGTCTCCGATAGTAATATTTGCTACAAATAGAGGAATATGTAACGTAAG AGGAACAGATATGACTAGTCCTCATGGCATACCTGTTGACTTGTTGGACCGGTTGGTGATTATCCGAACACAAATTTATGGTCCTGCTGAAATGATACAG ATTTTAGCAATTCGTGCACAAGTGGAGGAATTGATTGTAGATGAAGAAAGTTTGGCATTTCTAGGAGAGATTGGTCAACGTTCTTCCTTAAG ACATGCAGTTCAGCTGTTATCGCCTGCCAGCATTGTGGCAAAAATGAACGGGCGTGACAACATTTGCAAG GCTGACCTTGAGGAAGTGAGTGCATTGTATCTGGATGCCAAATCTTCGGCGAAGCTACTTCAAGAGCAGCAGGAAAAGTACATCTCATGA